From the Phycisphaeraceae bacterium genome, the window CCCCAGCCGCGTGCAACAACCGCCGCATGGCTCGTCATACCGCCCGTGCTCGTCAGAATTCCCACAGCCGAGTGCATGCCGTCAACGTCCTCAGGACTGGTCTCGCGCCGAACCAGAATCACCTGCTCGCCCTGAAGCGCCCGCTCGACGGCTTCCTCAGCTGTGAACGCCGGACGCCCCACCGCCGCACCGGGCGAAGCCGGCAGACCACGAGCCAGAATGTCGGCTGATGCCTTCTTCGATGGGTCAAAACTCGGCAGCAGAAGCTGCGTCAGATCGTTGGCAGGAATGCGCAGCACCGCCTGCTTCTCAGTAATCAGTTTTTCCTTGACCATGTCGCAGGCAATACGGACCGAAGCGCCGCCCGTCCGCTTTCCCGTGCGAGTCTGGAGCATGTACAACTTGCCACGCTCGATCGTGAACTCGATGTCCTGCATTTCGCGGTAGTGCTTCTCGAGCTTCTTCTTGATGTCGATCAGCTGCTTGTACACCCGCGCGTTCCAGTTCTTCATCTCGTCGACCGGCCTGGGCGTGCGAATCCCCGCAACCACGTCCTCGCCCTGCGCGTTGACCAGGAACTCGCCGTAAAACTCGTTCTCGCCCGTCGAAGGATTGCGGGTGAACGCAACGCCCGTGCCCGAGTCATCGCCCATGTTCCCGTACGCCATCGTCTGCACGTTCACCGCAGTGCCCTTGAGACCCACGATCCCGCTCAGGCGGCGATAGCTCACCGCGCGGTCCGCGTGCCAGCTCTTGAACACCGCCTCGATCGCCAGTTCAAGCTGCTTGAAGGGATTCTGCGGGAACTCATCACCAACATGAGCGCGGTAAACCTCTTTGTACGCATCGCACAACTCGCGCAGGCCATCCGACGGCACTTCCGTATCCAGCGTGACTCCGTACCGCAGCTTCACTGCGTCAAATGCCGCCTCGAACTTGTCGTGATGTACGCCCATCACCACATCGCCGAACATGTTGATCAGTCGGCGATACGCGTCGTACGCAAACCGGCTGTTCCCCGTTGCCTTGACCAGGCCCTCGACCGACGTGTCGTTGAGCCCGAGGTTCAGAATCGTGTCCATCATCCCCGGCATCGACACCGCCGCACCCGACCGAACCGAAACCAGCAGCGGGTTCTCGTCGCTCCCGAACTGCTTGCCCGTTTCCTTCTCCAGCGTCGCCATGTGCTGATGCACTTCGTTCATCAAACCGTGAGGCAGACGCTTGCCGCCCTCGTAATAACGAGCGCACGTGTCCGTCGTGATCGTGAACCCCGGAGGCACCGGCAAGCCGATCGAAGTCATGTCGGCCAGGTTCGCGCCCTTACCCCCGAGCAACTGCTTCATCGACGTGTCGCCCTCGGTGCCAAGCATGCCGAAGTAGAACACCATTTTGTCCTTGCGAGGACGACGATCGGCAGCTGGCGCGCTCCGCCCGCCGCTTCGTGCCGATTTGCGCGCAACCTTCTTGGTCGTGTGACGAGCGCTCGCGCCCCCGGCATGAACTTTCGCCGCCCCTTTCTTTTTCACACTCGACGACGAGCCCCCGGGCTTTGTCGTTGACTTCTTCGGGGCAACCTTTTTGCTCGTCTTCTTCGTCTTCTTCGCCATAGCGTTGCTCATTCAAACTCTCGCGAGGTTCTGGAGTGCTGGTTATGCCCACGCTCGCGCTCTGCGAGGGGGGCATAGTTTATCGTCGCAACCCCCTACGATCGACCTCCGACACCTCATAACCTCGCGACATATGCACTTCCTCGATCAGAAATCACCTTATTTCATCATTCGACACTGGCCTAAGCACCTGCCTCTGGCTGTTGTATGTTCCAACACCCAAGCCGGACTTCGCATCTCCCTCACCAGCCCCGCCTCCTCGCTTGAACTCAGCAAGGGTGCACATTGCATATTCGCAAGAGACAGCATCCAAACTGCATCCGAACGAAACCCACCCGATTCCCCGCTTGCCTTCCTCGAACATGAACTCTCAAGACCCGATCCGCCGCTCTACTGGATCGCTGCATTCTCGTACGACCTCGCCCCTCACCTTGAACCCGCAGCCGCTCCACTACGCCAGTCTACTTGGCCGCTCGCAACCCTCCACCGATGCAACTGGTCCGCGACCCACGATCAGGCGAGCAATCGCTGGCAACTCACCGGCGATCTTGACGCCGCTCTTGCCGCACTGACCCAACTCGAACCCGCGCCAGCCAACTGCACACTCAACGCGCCTCACCTCGAATCAAATCGCGATCACTATCTTCGCGCAACCCGGCGCGCACTCGAACTCATCCGCGCCGGCGACATCTATCAGGTCAATCTCGCTCACCGCCTTCACGCAGACCTGCAAGGCTCGCCGCGCGCGCTCGCCGCTGACATCTTTCAATCGGCTCGCCCCTGGCACGGCTGTTACCTCGAAACCGAATCTCCCCGCCGCGCCATCATCTCCTCAAGCCCCGAACTCTTCCTCGAACGTCTCGGCAGCCGCATCACCACGCGCCCCATGAAGGGCACACGCCCCATCAACGCCGACGAACGCGAACTCTTCAACGCCGAGAAGGATCGCGCCGAACTCAACATGATCGTCGATCTCATGCGCAACGATCTCGGGCGAGTCTGCTCGGTCGGCTCCATTCGCGTCGATGTCCCGCGGCAACTCGAACGCCACGCCCAGAGCGTCCTTCAAGCCACCGCCACCGTCTCCGGTTCGCTCCGCCCTGGCATCACCTTCTCCGAGATCCTCGCAGCAACATTCCCACCCGGTTCTGTCACCGGCGCACCAAAGATCCGCGCGATGCAGATCATCGAAGAACTCGAAGGCGAACCTCGCGGCCCATACTGCGGCTCGATCGGCCTCATCCACCCAGACGGCAACTTCTCGCTCAACGTCGCCATCCGCACCTCGCTCCTCACCCATCGCTGCGCCGACACCTGGAACCTCGATTACCGCGTTGGAGCCGGCATTGTCGCCGACAGCTCTCCCGAATGCGAATGGACCGAAACCCTCGACAAAGCGCACGTTCTCTGCCGACACACAACCCACGAACGAGCCTCAACATGACGGGCCCTCAACTCCGCGTCGACATCATCGACGTCTACATCTTCCGCGCCACACCACCTGACATCGAACTTCTCCAACTCCGCCGCACGCGCTCCCCGTTGTCCGGCTCATGGCAACCCATCATGGGACACATCGAACCGGGCGAAACCGCCTTGACTGCTGCACGCCGCGAAGTCCAGGAGGAAACGGGTCTTGACAGTGCTGCGCCCATTGTGCTCGGGCTTTGGGCACTCGAACAAGTACACCCCTTCTACCTGCCCGATCTCGACGCAATCATCCTCAGCCCGCGCTTCGCACTTCAGGTTGAAGCATCATGGACCCCGACGCTCAACACCGAACATGACGCCTCCCGATGGATCCCCGCACGCGACGCAGGCGAGCACTTCATGTGGCCCGGTCAGCGCGCTGCAATCGCCGAACTTCTCTCCTCACTCTGGCCAGCAGACAACCCGGCTCGCGCACGTTGCTCAGTACAAAGCCTCTGACCCGCCTCGCGCCACTGTTGATTCGACCATCTCGATCACACGCCGAGCAGTGGCCTCATGAGTGAATGACACACGCACGCGCTCAGCGATCTGCTCCCCGCGCGATCGCCTCCACGCCGGATCGCTGATCGCCCGCTCGACGCATCGCTCCAGACCAGCCTCATCCGAAAACGTCACATCTTCCAGACTCCCCAGCAGATCCTCAGGCGTGGCCACCTCGAACGCAACCCCGAACCGCTTCATGTTCTCGAGTGTCTGAGGATGCACCCAAAGCGTCTGCTCAACCCCGAACCCAGTCCCCACGCACACCTCACGCAACAACCGCAACGGTTCATGCTTCTCAACGTCAAAACCCAAAAAACCATCCGCTGCACGCACACAATCCGGTTTGGACACACGCGCAACACGCGCAATCGCCCGCTGCCGACTCTGACCGAAACTCGACCCGATCACCCGACACAA encodes:
- the ppdK gene encoding pyruvate, phosphate dikinase, coding for MVFYFGMLGTEGDTSMKQLLGGKGANLADMTSIGLPVPPGFTITTDTCARYYEGGKRLPHGLMNEVHQHMATLEKETGKQFGSDENPLLVSVRSGAAVSMPGMMDTILNLGLNDTSVEGLVKATGNSRFAYDAYRRLINMFGDVVMGVHHDKFEAAFDAVKLRYGVTLDTEVPSDGLRELCDAYKEVYRAHVGDEFPQNPFKQLELAIEAVFKSWHADRAVSYRRLSGIVGLKGTAVNVQTMAYGNMGDDSGTGVAFTRNPSTGENEFYGEFLVNAQGEDVVAGIRTPRPVDEMKNWNARVYKQLIDIKKKLEKHYREMQDIEFTIERGKLYMLQTRTGKRTGGASVRIACDMVKEKLITEKQAVLRIPANDLTQLLLPSFDPSKKASADILARGLPASPGAAVGRPAFTAEEAVERALQGEQVILVRRETSPEDVDGMHSAVGILTSTGGMTSHAAVVARGWGKCCVAGASAIDINVAAGTFSVGGRTFGRQDLISLDGSTGEVIHGNLPRIEPKMSGDFAKVMRWADKYRTLGVRTNADAPKDAARARDFGAEGIGLCRTEHMFFEGDRIRSMREMILAESKEEREAALAKLLPYQRDDFIGIFEAMKGLPVTIRLLDPPLHEFVPHEEEMQREMAARLGVPFEKIHSRVMMLQESNPMLGHRGCRLSITYPEILRMQVRAIVEATIECVRRKIKAMPEIMIPLVGTRAEFELLRRETEAVIREVKAEEDYTPRLDIKIGTMIEVPRAALAAKEIAEIADFFSFGTNDLTQLTFGYSRDDVNTFLPDYIRQEILPADPFGTLDQSGVGQLVEMGLVRGRAGNDKLKVGICGEHGGDPASVEFCHRIGLDYVSCSPFRVPIARLAAAQAALRGN
- a CDS encoding anthranilate synthase component I family protein codes for the protein MHFLDQKSPYFIIRHWPKHLPLAVVCSNTQAGLRISLTSPASSLELSKGAHCIFARDSIQTASERNPPDSPLAFLEHELSRPDPPLYWIAAFSYDLAPHLEPAAAPLRQSTWPLATLHRCNWSATHDQASNRWQLTGDLDAALAALTQLEPAPANCTLNAPHLESNRDHYLRATRRALELIRAGDIYQVNLAHRLHADLQGSPRALAADIFQSARPWHGCYLETESPRRAIISSSPELFLERLGSRITTRPMKGTRPINADERELFNAEKDRAELNMIVDLMRNDLGRVCSVGSIRVDVPRQLERHAQSVLQATATVSGSLRPGITFSEILAATFPPGSVTGAPKIRAMQIIEELEGEPRGPYCGSIGLIHPDGNFSLNVAIRTSLLTHRCADTWNLDYRVGAGIVADSSPECEWTETLDKAHVLCRHTTHERAST
- a CDS encoding NUDIX domain-containing protein, encoding MTGPQLRVDIIDVYIFRATPPDIELLQLRRTRSPLSGSWQPIMGHIEPGETALTAARREVQEETGLDSAAPIVLGLWALEQVHPFYLPDLDAIILSPRFALQVEASWTPTLNTEHDASRWIPARDAGEHFMWPGQRAAIAELLSSLWPADNPARARCSVQSL